CCCCTTGAGGGGGGAGGCCGGGACTTGCAAAGCTGCGAAGCAGAGGGGTAAACAGGCCGGGCATAGAGAGGCCACTGGATGACCGAATGACTGGCCTGTTTGTGGCCGCCACCCTAATCGGGGAGGGAGAAAAAGGCGTCCCTGTCAGGCGCGACTGGCGTTACGCTTCCACAAGTCCGCTACGCCGCAGCAGCGCCTCCGCGTCGGGGTCACGGCCCATGAAGTCGCGGTAGAGCTGGGCGGCCTCCTTGCTGTTGCCCTGGCTCAGGATGGTGTCCACGTACGCGCGGCCCGTCTCGCGGTTGAAGATGCCCTCAGCGGCAAACCGGCTGAAGGCGTCGGCATCCAGCACCTCGGCCCACTTGTAGGAGTAGTACCCGGCCCCGTAGCCGACCGGGCTGCTGAACAGGTGGCCGAACTGCGCGATGCGGGCGAAGTCTTCGGGGAGGGGATAGGGGTAGAAGCGGGCCATGATCTCGCGCGCCTCCCTGACGGGGTCCGCACCGGGCGCGTCCGGGTCGAATTCGACGTGCAGTTCCAGGTCCACCGTCCCGAAGGAGAGCTGGCGCATGGCGGCGTTCGCGGCGCGGTAGTTGCGGGCGGCGACCAGGCGGTCAAACAGTTCGTCCGGCAGCCGCTCGCCCGTCTGGTAGTGCCGCGCGAAGAGGTCCAGCGCCTCCCGTTCCAGCACCCAGTTCTCCATGATCTGCGAGGGCAGCTCCACGAAGTCCCAGGCCACGCGGGTGCCGCTGAGGTTCCGCACCGGCACCTTTGACAGCGCGTGGTGCAGCAGGTGCCCGAACTCGTGGAAGACCGTCTCGACCTCGCGGATGGAGAGCAGGGCGGGGCGGTCCCCGCTGGGCGGCGTCATGTTGCCGCACATCAGGCCCAGGTGGGGGTCCACGCCCTGCTCGCGCGGCCCGCCCGTCACGAAGGCGTTCATCCACGCCCCCGAACGCTTGCTGTCACGCGGGAACCAGTCGGTGTAGAAGGAGGCGACGTGGGTGCCCGCCTCGTCGAAGATGTCGTAGTAGCGCACCTCGGGATGCCAGCCGGGGGCCTGCGCTTCTTTCACCGTGATGCCGAACACCCGCCGCACGATCTCGAAGAGGCCCGCCATGACGTTGTCCAGCTCGAAGTAGGGGCGCAGGGCCTCCTCGTCGAAGTCGTACTTCGCCTGGCGCTGCTTCTCGGCCCAGTACGCCACGTCCCAGGCTTCCAGCGGGGGCGCGTCCGGTCCGGTTTGCTCGCGGTAGAAGGCTTCCAGCTCGGCATTCTCCCGCTCGAAGTAGGGGCGGATGCGCGCTTCGAGGTCGCGCTCGAAGGCCAGCGCCCGCTCGCCGCCGCCCGCCATGCGGTCTTCCAGCACGTAGTCGGCAAAGTCGCGGAAGCCCAGCAGGTGGGCCTGCTCCCGGCGCAGCTTCAGAATCTCCAGCACCAGCGGGCGGTTGTCGCGGCCCGGCTGCATGCCCACCGAGTTCTGCGCCTGCCACAGCTCGCGGCGCAACTCGCGGTCGTCGGCATAGGTGAGGACCGGTTCGGCGACCGGCTGATGCAGCGTGAGGCGGTGGCCTGCCTGGCCGTGCCCCTCGGCGTCCAGCCGGGTGGCCTGGCGGACGCGCTCCGGCACACCGGCCAGCCGCTCGGCGGGCACGTACAGTTCATAAGCGGCGGTCGCGTCCAGCACGTTCTTGGCAAAGTCGTTGGTGATCTGCGCCAGCCGGGTGTTCACTTCCAGCAGCCGGGCCTTTTCCGCCTCGGGCAGGTCGGCCCCCTCGCGGCGGAACTCGTCGATGGTGAGCTTGAGGTGCCGCGCGCGCACCGGGTCGAGGGCCCGGCCCGCCTCCGTCTCCGCGAAGCCCTTCAGCGCCGCCCACAGGCCGGGATGGAGGCTGAGCTGGGTGTAGAACTCGGTCACTTTGGGCAGAATCGCGCGCCGCGCCGCCTGCCACTCGGGGCTGGTGACCACGCTGTCGAGGTGACTGACGATCACGCCCACCGTGTCGAGCTGCTCGGTGAGCTGGTCGAGGTCGGCCATGAAGTCCGCGTAAGCGCGCTCCGGCGCCTGGGCGAGCCGTTCCAGCCGTTCCTGCGTCTGCGCCAGCAGCGTGTCCACGGCGGGTTCGGCATGTTCGGGCCGAATCTGGTCGAAGGGAATGCGGAAGCCGACGTTCAGCAGGGGATTGTCACTCTGACTGTGCTGGCGTCCATTGGGTGCAGGCGGTGCCTGGGTCATGAGGGCGAGTATAGACAGCGGCGGGATGAGGAAGAGGCGAAAGCGGACTGCGCCAAACGGCGGATGACGCGCGGCAGGCGGCTATGCTTGGCTGCTCCATGGACGCCCTGACCTCTCCCCCACCCCTCCCGGCCGACCTCAACCTGCGCCCCGCCGCGTCCGCCGATCTGCCCCGCGTGGCCGCGTTTCTGACCACCGCGCACCCGGACTCCCCCGTCAGCCTAGAAGACCTGGAGCGCCTGGAGGCGGGCCGTCTGGAAGGCGAACCCTTTGTGCGAATACTGGCCGTGCAGGCGGGCGAACTCGTGGGCCTCGCGGAGACGGGCGTGCCGCGCATGGACGGGCATCCGGGATGGCTGGACGTGACCGTCCGCACCCTGCCGGAACTGGCGGGGGGAACGCTGGCGGAGGCGCTGCTCGCCCAGGCCGAGGCGAACGCCCGCCAGAACGGCGCGCACACTCTGGTTTCCCGCGTGCGTGAGGACTGGTGGGAAAAACCCTTTCTGGAGGCGCGCGGCTACCGGGAACACGACCGGATGTGGTCCAGCACGCTCGACCTGCGGACCCTGAATTTCGCGCGCTTCGCCGGGCAGGAGGCCAGAGCGCGGGCGGCAGGTCTCCGTATCCTGCCCCTCAGCGAACTGGTGGGCAACTTCGACGAGGCGGCCCAGCGCCGCCTGTATACGCTGATCGCCGCCCTGCTCCTCGACGTGCCCAGCACGACGCAGGTCAGTGTCTGGCCCTTCGAGGTCTGGCAGCGGCGCGTGTCCGGGCGGATCAACCCGGCAGGCGAATTTATCGCGGTGGCGCCGAATGGCGAGTGGGTGGGGGTCAGCGAACTGCACCAGCCCATCCCCACCCGTCCCGGCACCCTGCACAACGGCCTGACCGGCGTGTTGCCCGCCTGGCGCGGGCACGGCGTCGCCTCCGCCCTGAAACTCGCGGCGGCCCGCGCGGCCCTGAGCCGCGGCTATACGCACGCCCGCACCAGCAACCACTCCGTCAACCGGCCCATGCTCGCCATCAACGAGCGGCTGGGGTTCGTGCGGGAGGCGGCAACGGTGACGCTGAAAAAGGCCTGTGGCGCGTAGCTTGTCGCTTGTAGAGAGGCGAAAGCCGGAGCTTCAGCAGGAGCCTCCACAAGCCAGGGACCACAAGCTACAAGCCCCTCTCCAGCAGCATCGCGTCCCCCAGCGAATAGAACCGGTAGCCCTCCGCGAGCGCGGCGTCGTAGGCGGCCTTGATCCGCGCCTCTCCGGCGAACGCGGCCACCAGCAGCAGCAGGGTGCTGCCGGGCAGGTGCAGGTTGGTGACCAGCAGATCGGGCACCCGCACCGGCGTCCCCGGTGTGATGAAGATGCTCGTGTCGCCCTCGCCGGGATTGACGGTGCCGTCCTCATTCGCGCTGCTTTCGAGGGCGCGGACCGTCGTGGTCCCGACGGCGACGACGCGGCGGCCTTCCGCTTTGGCCCGGTTGATCGCCCTCGCCGCCCCCTCGCTGATCGCGTACCGCTCGGCGTGCATCACGTGGTCGGCCACGCTGCCGGTGATGGGCCGGAACGTCCCCGCGCCGACATGCAGGGTCAGCGCGTGCCGCTCCACCCCCAGCGCGTCCAGCCGGGCGAGCAGTTCGGGCGTGAAGTGCAGGCCCGCCGTGGGGGCCGCCACGCTGCCAGGCGTGCGGGCATACACCGTCTGATAGCGTTCCCGCCACGTCTCGTCGCTGTCCCCGGCGTCGATGTACGGCGGCAGCGGCAGCCGCCCGATCTCGTCCAGGTGGGGTTTGATGTCGCGCTCGAAGCGCAGCAGGCGCGCGCCGTCCGGCAGAACGCCGACCACCTCCGCGCGGTGCTGTCCGAGCCACAGCTCCTTCCCGGCCCGTTTCGCGGGTTTGAGGTAGGCCGACCAGACGTGCTGCTCCTCCTCTCGCAGCAACAGCACCTCGACCTGCCCGCCGCCGAAGCCGCCCGGCGTGACGGGCTTGCGCGCCATCACCCGGGCGGGAATCACCCGGCTCTCGTTGAAGACCAGCACGTCCCCGGCCCGCAGCAACTCCGGCAGATCGCGGAAGACCCGGTGCGCGAGGCCCGCCTCACCCACCACCATCAGCCGCGACGAATCACGCGGTTCGGCCCCCGTCTGCGCGATGCGCTCGGGGGGCAGATCGAAGGCGAGGCGGGCGAGGACGGCGTCGGGGTTCATAGGGGTTAGGGATGAGGGGTCAGGCGTTCGAGAACAGGAAGCTGAGGCAAAAGTCAAAGTTCCCGATCTCTAATGCCTAAAACCTAACCCCTCACTTCCCCCTTCTGCCGGGCGGGCATCAGCGCGTCCTCGATGTCGGGCAGATGCGTGAAGCGGTCGGCGGCGTCGATCAGTTTCTGCGCGGTGTGTTCGCGGAAGGCGATCACCTCCACGCGCTTGCCGCGCTCCTGCAAGACCTCCACCACGTCGGTGAAGTCGCCGTCGCCGCTGCCCAGCACCACCACGTCGAGGTGGTCCAGCAGCCGCACCATGTCGGCCACGATGCCCATGTCCCAGTTGCCCTCGTAGATGGCCTTGCCGCCCTCGGTGACGTGGTGGAGCGTGAGGTTCATCCGGCGCACCTTGTAGCCCAGCGCCGAGAGCTTGTAGATGAAGGGGCGCGCGGTCGCCTCGCCCTCGCGCTCGACGGTGTAGGCGATGGCGTGGACGAGTTCGCGCTCGCGGGTGGCGTAGCGCAGGATCGTCTCGAAGTTGACAGTCCGCTCCAGCAGGTCGCGGGCCGAGTGGTAGAGGTTTTGCGTGTCAATAAAAACGCCCACGCGCGGGCGGGAAACCACGTACTGCATTGGGAATTCTCCTGTTGGGACGGCCGGGGAAAGCGGAAAGAACCGGCCTCTTTTCCGGACGTGGGCCGCGCTGGACCCTTCATTCCGGATGGGCACATTCTACATCTGCGGCCCGCCGCCCAGGCGGCACTCAGGAAGAGCCGGGCAGGAGTTCGCCGCAGCGTTTGCAGTACCGGGCGTCGGCGTCGTGCCCCTGAAGGCCGCAGCGCGGGCAGGTGCGCTCTGAGCGCCGCCGTCCCTGAGCGCGCGAAAGGCTGACGGTCACGATGCCGGTCGGCACGGCCAGGATGCCGTAGCCCAGGATCATGGCCAGCGAGGCCAGGCCCTTGCCCAGCGGCGTCTTGGGCGTGATGTCCCCAAAGCCGACGGTGGTGAGGGTCACGATGGCCCAGTAGATGCTGGTCGGAATGCTGGTGTAGCCGTTCGCGGGGCCTTCTATGACGTACATCAACGCGCCGATGATGGTCACGAGCGTCAGGACGACCGCCAGGAAGACCGTGATCTTGGCGGCGCTCGCGCGCATGGCTTCGGTCAGGACGCTCGCCTCGTTGAGATAGCGGGCGAGTTTCAAGATCCGGAAGATCCGCAGCAGCCGCAGCACGCGGACAATCAGCAGGTAATTGGCCCCGGGCAGGAGCAGGTCCAGATATCCGGGCAGGATGGACAGCAAATCCACGACGCCGAAAAAGCTGGTGGCGTAGTGCGTGGCGTGCCGGGCAGAAATCAGCCGGAGGACGTACTCCACCGTGAAGACCAGTGTCAGCGCCCACTCGGCCCATTCGAACAGCGGCCCGTACGTGGCCCGGATGCTGCCGACGCTGTCCAGCATGACCACCAGGATGCTGACGAAAATCAGCACGATCAGCACGAGGTCAAAGGCCCGTCCCGCCGGGGTGTCGTTGTTGAAGATGATGTTGCCGAGGGCCACCCGCCAGGGCGCGCGTGCCTCACCGGGATGCCTCATGCCAGAAGTCTACCGGGGAGGACGGCGGTGCATTCGGCCCGCTCCCGGGGCTTTGCCCGCCAGGGCGACCGGCTCAGGTGGAATACGGTGGAGAGGTCTACGATCTCCCGGTCCGACCGGCCCCGCTAAGCAGCCCCCCTCCCTCTCCCGGTACGGCACAGGTAACGTGAAGCCATGACGAAGGAAGCCTCCTCCCCGGCCCTCGATACGGCCCGCCAGGCGTACGAAGCCTTCAAGGCGCGCAGCCTCAAGCTCAACATGCAGCGCGGCCAGCCCGCCGACGCCGACTTCGACCTCTCGAATGGGCTGCTGACGGTGCTGGACGAGCAGGACGTGAAGATGGACGGCCTGGACCTGCGGAACTATCCCGGTGGCGTGGCAGGTCTGCCCTCGGCACGGGCGCTGTTCGCGCAGTACCTCGACGTGAAGGCCGAGAACGTGCTGGTGTGGAACAACTCCAGCCTGGAACTCCAGGGCCTGGTGCTGACCTTCGCGCTGCTGCACGGCGTGCGCGGCAGCACTGGCCCCTGGCTCACCCAGAAGCCCAAGATGATCGTGACCGTCCCCGGCTACGACCGCCACTTCCTGCTGCTGCAAACCCTGGGCTTCGAGCTGCTGACGGTGGACATGCAGCCTGACGGCCCGGACGTGGACGCCGTCGAGCGGCTGGCGGGGACGGACGCCTCGGTCAAGGGCATCCTGTTCGTGCCGACCTATTCCAACCCCGGCGGCGAGACGATCAGCGCGGAGAAGGCGCGGCGGCTGGCGGGCGTGCAGGCGGCAGCCCCCGACTTCACCCTCTTCGCGGACGACGCCTACCGGGTCCACCACCTCTCGGCAGAGGACCGCGCCGAGCCGGTGAATTTCGTGGTGCTCGCTCGTGACGCGGGCTACCCCGACCGGGCCTTCGTGTTCGCCAGCACCTCCAAGGTCACCTTTGCCAGCGCGGGCCTGGGCTTCGTGGCGAGCAGCGAGGACAACATCAAGTGGCTTTCCAAGTACCTCAACGCGCAGAGCATCGGCCCCAACAAGGTGGAGCAGGCGCGGCACGTGAAGTTCCTGACGGAATATCCGGGCGGCCTGGAGGGCCTGATGCGGGACCACGCCGCCATCATCGCCCCCAAGTTCCGCGCCGTGGACGAGGTGCTGCGTGCCGAATTGGGGGGGGAAGGCGAGTACGCCACCTGGAACCTGCCGAAGGGCGGCTACTTCATCAGCCTGGACACGGTGGAGCCGGTGGCGGACCGCGTGGTGGAACTCGCGGAGGCCGCTGGGGTCAGCCTCACCCCCGCCGGGGCGACGTACCCCGCAGGGCAGGACCCGTACAACCGGAACCTCCGCCTCGCGCCAACGCGCCCGCCGGTGGAGGAAGTGCGGACGGCGATGGAGGTGGTGGCGGCTTGCATCCGCCTGGCGACGGAGGAATACCGGGCGGCCCAGGGATAGGGGGGGACGCTGTGAGGGGAGGCGGCCACCTTTCCCCCACTCCCAGCCTCTGAAAAAAGAATACGTCTAACAAAAAACTAGACCGCCTCCCCTGCCCCCGCAACCGCTGCCTTTACCCTTGCCCCACTATGGAAACGGTTCTGGCGAAGGGCAACGTCGGGGTGCGGCTTGAAGACTTTCTGAACAGCGTGGCCGCGCGTGACCCGCACCAGCCGGATTTCCTGCAAGCCGTCCGCGAGGTGGCCGAGAGCCTGTGGCCCTTTCTGGAGCAGCACCCCGAGTACCGCGAGGCGCGGCTCCTGACGCGGATGGTGGAACCCGAGCGGGCGATCCTCTTCCGGGTGCCCTGGGTGGACGATGCCGGAGAGGTACAGGTGAACCGGGGCTTCCGCGTGCAGATGAGCAGCGCGCTGGGGCCGTACAAGGGCGGGCTGCGCTTTCACCCCAGCGTGACGCTGGACGTGATGAAGTTCCTGGCCTTTGAGCAGGTCTTCAAGAACAGCCTCACGACCCTGCCGATGGGCGGCGGCAAGGGCGGCAGCGATTTTGACCCCAAGGGCAAGAGCGACGGCGAGGTGATGCGCTTCTGCCAGTCCTTCATGACCGAGCTGTACCGCCACATCGGGGAGGAGTTCGACGTGCCCGCCGGGGACATCGGGGTGGGGGCGCGCGAGATCGGGTATCTGTACGGGCAGTACAAGCGTATCACGAGACAGGGTGGCTATGTCCTGACCGGCAAGGCGCCCGAGTACGGCGGCAGCCTGATCCGCCCGGAGGCGACCGGGTACGGGACCGTCTATTTCGCGCAGGAGATGCTGGCCCGCCAGGGGGACGACTTCGCTGGAAAACGGGTCACGGTCAGCGGCTCGGGGAACGTCGCGCAGTACGCCGCCCTCAAGAGCATGAGCCTGGGCGCGAAGGTCGTCTCGTGGAGCGACTCGCAGGGCACGGTGTACGACCCCGAAGGGCTGACGGAAGAGAAGTGGCACGCCCTGATGGACCTGAAGAACGTCCGCCGGGGACGGCTGGAGGAATACGCCCAGCAGTTCCGGCTGGAGTACCTCCCCGGCCAGACCCCCTGGGCCATTCCCTGCGACATCGCCCTCCCCTGCGCCACCCAGAACGAACTGAACGGCGAGGACGCCCGGACGCTGATCGGGAACGGCTGCCTCCTGGTGGCCGAGGGCGCCAACATGCCCTCCACGGCGGAGGCCGTTCACATCTTCACCGAGCAGGAGCTGCTCTACGCGCCGGGCAAGGCGTCCAACGCGGGCGGGGTGGCGGTGAGCGGGCTGGAGATGAGCCAGAACGCGATGCGGCTGTCGTGGACGGCGCAGGAGGTGGACCAGCGGCTACACGGCATCATGCGGAGTATCCATAGTGTCTGCGTGCAGTACGGCACCCGGCCTGACGGCACGGTGGATTACGTGAAGGGCGCGAATATCGGCGGCTTCATCAAGGTGGCGGACGCGATGCTGGCGCAGGGCGTCGTCTGATCCTGAGCCGGGAGGCCACTTCGCCTCCCGCTTGATTTCCCGCCCCCTCAGCCCTGAGGATAGCCGTCATGCCCACCCGTTACGCAGGGTCAGAGGAGGAACGCGCCGCGCTCGACGCCTATATCAAGCTGTGGCGTGCGGCGCATGCCGTCGAGGTGGGCGCGAACCGCCACCTGGCGGACCACGGGCTGACCATCAGCCAGTTCGGCGTGCTGGAGGCGCTGTACCACCTGGGGCCACTCAGCCAGCGGCAACTGGCGGACAAGATTCTGCGGTCGAGCGGCAACCTCACGATGGTGATCGACAACCTGGAGCGGGACGGGCTGGTGCGCCGCGAGCGCGATCCCCAGGACCGCCGGGTGATGAAGGTCTTCCTGACCGAGGCGGGCGAGGCGCTGGTGACGCGCGTGCTGCCCGACCACGTGCGGGGCATCCGGAGCGTGTTCAGCGGGCTGACCCCGGAGGAACTGGGCCAACTGGCCGCCCTGACACGCAAGCTCGGGAAGGGCCTGGCCGAACCCGCAGCGGAGGCCCCGGCGAGAGTCAGGCGGTCACGCGACCCCGATCTCTAGAGCCTGGCTTGTCAAGAGAGCGAGGAAGACCGCTCTGCAAGCCTCTCTCCAAGTCCACGAAAAGCGAACGCGCGGCCTTCCCCCGATGCGGCGACGGGCTCAGGCCGACCGATCAGCCGTCGTCCTTGAAGGGGCTAAGTCGCAAATTTCCGCATATAGGCCAGGCGGACACAACTACCCCGAGTTCCGTGGCCCCGCTTACACCAAATCGTTTAACGTTAAGTTATTTTGAAGGCATGATGCCTTCCTCCCCCATTCCCGGCACCACGCCGGTCCAGGGCCTGCACCACGTCACGGTGATGGCGAGCGATCCGCAGCGCAACATCGACTTCTACTCGCAGACGCTGGGGCAGCGGCTGGTCAAGGTCACCGTGAACTTCGACGACCCCGGCACCTACCACTTCTATTACGGCGACCTCACCGGGCAACCGGGCACGATCATGACTCACTTTCCCTGGCCGGACGCGAAAAGGGGTGTGCGCGGCAACGGCGAGGTGGTGGCGACCGCGTACAGCGCCCCCCGCGCGAGCGAAAGCTACTGGAAGGCCCGCCTGACCGAACAGGGCTTCGCCTTCCGTGAGAGCGAGCGTTTTGGGGACAAGGTACTGACCTTCGAGGACCCTGATGGGACCTGGGTGGAACTGGTCTTCGAGGACGGGCAGCCCGTCCAGTCCTGGCCCGCCAGCCCAGTTCCCGCCGAACATGCCCTGCGCGGCTTTCACTCGGTCACGGCCTGGGTGAGAGACACCAAGCCGGTCCGCGACCTGCTGGTGGGGCAGCTGGGCTTCACTGAGGCGGGCAGCGAGCCGGACGCGGAAGGCACACGCACCCGCTTTCAGGGCAGCGGGGAAGGCGTGGGCCTGTTCGTGGACGTGGTGGAGCGGCCGGGCAAGCCGCGTGGCAACTTCGGCGCGGGCAGCATCCACCACGTCGCCCTGCGGACCAGGGACGACGCCGAGCAGGAGGCGTACCTCGCGGGGCTGAGTGAGGCGGGCTACCTGCCCACGCCCGTGCAGGACCGCCAGTATTTCCACTCCATCTATTTCCGCGAGCCGAACGGCGTCCTGTTCGAGATCGCCACCGACGCCCCCGGCTTCACAGACGACGAGCCGGTGGAGGAACTGGGCAGGCATCTCAAGCTGCCGACGTGGTTTGAGCCGAGGCGCGCGACCATCGAGGCGCATGTGCCGAAGATCGTGAACCGCGAGTACGGCGTGACCCTCGGGACGCGGGACCTGGGGGCGGGTGAGGCCGCAGAGGCCCAGGCCACGCCCGCCGCCCAGGGCGTGCAGGTGTACGCGGCGGGCCGTCCGCTGGGGCAGGCTCGCGTGGCGGCGGTGCTGCTGCACGGGCGGGGCGGCAGTGCGCCGGACATCCTCTCGCTCGCGGACGAACTGAATCTCAGTGCGTTCGCGTACCTCGCCCCACAGGCGGAGGGAAACAGTTGGTATCCCCTGTCCTTCCTCGCCCCCGTCCAGCAGAACCAGCCCTATCTGGACCGCGCCCTTGCCACGGTGGACGCCGTGCTGAACGAGCTGGAGGCGCAGGGCATCCCGGCGCAGAACGTGGTGCTGGGCGGCTTTTCGCAGGGCGCCTGTCTCGCGCTGGAGTACGCCAGCCGCGCGGGCCGGAAGCTGGGCGGCGTGGTGGCCTTCAGCGGCGGCCTGATCACGCTGGACCGGACGGGCGACCTGCACGGCACCCCGGTCTTCATGGGCGTCGCGCCCGACGACGCGCACATTCCCCTCGCGCGCTTCGAGGAGAGCGCCGCCCGGCTCCGCGCACGGGGCGCACAGGTGGATGACCGCGTGTATCCAGGGCTGGGCCACAGCATCAACCGCGACGAACTCGACGCTGCCCGCCGGATCATGCAGGGGGTGGCGGGGCAGCTTTGAGGGGGAACGCGGGAAAACTCCCTCCCCCCTACCGCAGCTTTGCCGCCACCACCACGACCTCCGCGTTCGGTCCCTCGAAGCCGGGCGTGTAGGCGCGGACGATGAAGACGGCGCGGTTGCCTTTCACGTACACGCGGTCGAGGGCGTAACGGGCGGCGCAACGCCGCTCCAGGGGCAGCGTGTGGTCGTCGTGGACGGTCTGCCCGTTCACGGTCAGCGTGAACCCGGCGGGCCGCTCACCGGGAGGCAGCAACCCCAGATAGGGGCACTGGGCGGGGAGGGGCCGCACCGTCAGGCGCACGGGGACTGGCCGCGTCCACAACCGGACCGGGGTGGTGGCCGAGCTTCCCGCCCGCGTCCCCTCGGCCCAGTCGGGGGCCTGCGTGGGAAAGGTGCGGGCGTAGACGGGCCGCGCGGTCACGCCCGGCACCAGGTCCAGGGGGAGGAGGCGCGGGCGTTCGCGTGCCAGCAGGACCTTGACGAGAGCAGGCACCGGCGCCGTCTCGGAGCGCGCCCCGGCTTCCAGCAGCCGTTGCCCCTGCCCCGTCCCCAGCGCGGTGAGGGCCGCGACGCTGAACCCGCTCCCGTCCTGCACCCCGCCCGTCACGACCAACGCGCGGGTGCCGTAGGGTGAAAAGGCCACCCGCAGCACCTCCAGCCGGTCACCGGCGCGGGCCGAGGAGGACAGCGTCAACAGGACCAGCAAGGCCGTCAACAGAAAACGCATGTCCTACCGTAAGCGATAGGCCGGAGGGAAGGAAGGGGCGCCTTCTCTCGTGGAGGCTTGAAGCCTAGAACGCGACCCGGGAACATGCGGAAGGCTGCTCAAGCTTCCCCCGGGAGGCGTCCCGCTGCCCCTCCTCCCGGCAACCGCTCAGAAGCGGATGGTGGCGAGCACCTTGCTGAACAGGGCGCTGCTGGCCGGGTAACGCTCGGGGGTGTCGGTCACCTGGAAGGAGTAGAGGTTCTTGGCCCCGTTGCCGAACCAGATTCGCAGGCGCAGCTTGCCCTTGGGGTGGGTCAGGGCATACTCGCGCTCGATGCCGCCCACGCCGCCGTAACGGGCAGGCTTGCTGCTGAGCTGCTTGAGGGTGCCGCCCGTCTGCTTCACGCCCGCCTCGAAGCCCGCGAACTCCTGGTTCACGTCGCCGGGCCTGCCGTTCTTGGGCATGAACAGCAGGCGGATCAGGGTGGCGGGCGGCTGCTTGGCGGACACCACGCTCACGCCGCTGGTCTTGTCCTCGAAGTTCACGCCCAGCCAGCCCCGGGGCAGGCTGACCGTGAAGGGCAGCTTGGGGTCCTTGAACGGCACCAGCGTCTGGGCACCCGCCCCTCCCAGGAGCAGGGCGGCGGCGAGCGCGGCAGGCAGGGAGAGCTTCATACCGGGCACCGTACCGCGCGCGGATGAGTTGTACCAAATTGCGTTGTGCGTTGATTCGCAAGAATCAACCGAGCGGACTTGCAAAGCTGCGAAGCAGAGCGAGGAGCAAAAAGTACCGGCTGGCGGCGATGGACCATGAGCGGGTCAGCCTAGGGCGCTTCCGGCAAGACAGGCGAGGGGCCGCCCCTGAGCCTCCGGCCACTGGAGAACATCCGGCGCTTTCCCGCATGTGCTGGAATCAGAGCCAGTCGGTACTGCCCCTGCACCGGACGTGAACGGGCGGGCGCGGAAGGTCAGGCCCGCGTCAGGGCGGGGCCATCAGTGCGCGA
The window above is part of the Deinococcus metallilatus genome. Proteins encoded here:
- a CDS encoding M3 family metallopeptidase, whose protein sequence is MTQAPPAPNGRQHSQSDNPLLNVGFRIPFDQIRPEHAEPAVDTLLAQTQERLERLAQAPERAYADFMADLDQLTEQLDTVGVIVSHLDSVVTSPEWQAARRAILPKVTEFYTQLSLHPGLWAALKGFAETEAGRALDPVRARHLKLTIDEFRREGADLPEAEKARLLEVNTRLAQITNDFAKNVLDATAAYELYVPAERLAGVPERVRQATRLDAEGHGQAGHRLTLHQPVAEPVLTYADDRELRRELWQAQNSVGMQPGRDNRPLVLEILKLRREQAHLLGFRDFADYVLEDRMAGGGERALAFERDLEARIRPYFERENAELEAFYREQTGPDAPPLEAWDVAYWAEKQRQAKYDFDEEALRPYFELDNVMAGLFEIVRRVFGITVKEAQAPGWHPEVRYYDIFDEAGTHVASFYTDWFPRDSKRSGAWMNAFVTGGPREQGVDPHLGLMCGNMTPPSGDRPALLSIREVETVFHEFGHLLHHALSKVPVRNLSGTRVAWDFVELPSQIMENWVLEREALDLFARHYQTGERLPDELFDRLVAARNYRAANAAMRQLSFGTVDLELHVEFDPDAPGADPVREAREIMARFYPYPLPEDFARIAQFGHLFSSPVGYGAGYYSYKWAEVLDADAFSRFAAEGIFNRETGRAYVDTILSQGNSKEAAQLYRDFMGRDPDAEALLRRSGLVEA
- a CDS encoding GNAT family N-acetyltransferase: MDALTSPPPLPADLNLRPAASADLPRVAAFLTTAHPDSPVSLEDLERLEAGRLEGEPFVRILAVQAGELVGLAETGVPRMDGHPGWLDVTVRTLPELAGGTLAEALLAQAEANARQNGAHTLVSRVREDWWEKPFLEARGYREHDRMWSSTLDLRTLNFARFAGQEARARAAGLRILPLSELVGNFDEAAQRRLYTLIAALLLDVPSTTQVSVWPFEVWQRRVSGRINPAGEFIAVAPNGEWVGVSELHQPIPTRPGTLHNGLTGVLPAWRGHGVASALKLAAARAALSRGYTHARTSNHSVNRPMLAINERLGFVREAATVTLKKACGA
- the queA gene encoding tRNA preQ1(34) S-adenosylmethionine ribosyltransferase-isomerase QueA, producing MNPDAVLARLAFDLPPERIAQTGAEPRDSSRLMVVGEAGLAHRVFRDLPELLRAGDVLVFNESRVIPARVMARKPVTPGGFGGGQVEVLLLREEEQHVWSAYLKPAKRAGKELWLGQHRAEVVGVLPDGARLLRFERDIKPHLDEIGRLPLPPYIDAGDSDETWRERYQTVYARTPGSVAAPTAGLHFTPELLARLDALGVERHALTLHVGAGTFRPITGSVADHVMHAERYAISEGAARAINRAKAEGRRVVAVGTTTVRALESSANEDGTVNPGEGDTSIFITPGTPVRVPDLLVTNLHLPGSTLLLLVAAFAGEARIKAAYDAALAEGYRFYSLGDAMLLERGL
- a CDS encoding NYN domain-containing protein; translated protein: MQYVVSRPRVGVFIDTQNLYHSARDLLERTVNFETILRYATRERELVHAIAYTVEREGEATARPFIYKLSALGYKVRRMNLTLHHVTEGGKAIYEGNWDMGIVADMVRLLDHLDVVVLGSGDGDFTDVVEVLQERGKRVEVIAFREHTAQKLIDAADRFTHLPDIEDALMPARQKGEVRG
- a CDS encoding ion transporter, which translates into the protein MRHPGEARAPWRVALGNIIFNNDTPAGRAFDLVLIVLIFVSILVVMLDSVGSIRATYGPLFEWAEWALTLVFTVEYVLRLISARHATHYATSFFGVVDLLSILPGYLDLLLPGANYLLIVRVLRLLRIFRILKLARYLNEASVLTEAMRASAAKITVFLAVVLTLVTIIGALMYVIEGPANGYTSIPTSIYWAIVTLTTVGFGDITPKTPLGKGLASLAMILGYGILAVPTGIVTVSLSRAQGRRRSERTCPRCGLQGHDADARYCKRCGELLPGSS
- a CDS encoding aminopeptidase; the protein is MTKEASSPALDTARQAYEAFKARSLKLNMQRGQPADADFDLSNGLLTVLDEQDVKMDGLDLRNYPGGVAGLPSARALFAQYLDVKAENVLVWNNSSLELQGLVLTFALLHGVRGSTGPWLTQKPKMIVTVPGYDRHFLLLQTLGFELLTVDMQPDGPDVDAVERLAGTDASVKGILFVPTYSNPGGETISAEKARRLAGVQAAAPDFTLFADDAYRVHHLSAEDRAEPVNFVVLARDAGYPDRAFVFASTSKVTFASAGLGFVASSEDNIKWLSKYLNAQSIGPNKVEQARHVKFLTEYPGGLEGLMRDHAAIIAPKFRAVDEVLRAELGGEGEYATWNLPKGGYFISLDTVEPVADRVVELAEAAGVSLTPAGATYPAGQDPYNRNLRLAPTRPPVEEVRTAMEVVAACIRLATEEYRAAQG